Within Deinococcus aestuarii, the genomic segment CACGAGTGCGGCATCAAGCACCTCGACATGCCCTACACGAGCGAGAAGGTGTGGCGGGCTATTCAGGCGGCGCGCACGGCGGGGATGGGGCAGGCGGCGGACGACTGAGGAGGTTGTGGGGTGTGGGATGTGGGTTGTAGGAAAGAGCCCTTCCCACATCCCACAACCCTCCCGGAGGGAAAACATGTACCCAACCAACTTCGACTACCAGAAGGCCCACAGCGTCGACGAGGCGCTCGCCGCGATGGCGGCCAACCCCGACCTCAAGGTGATGGCGGGGGGGCACTCGCTTCTGCCCGCGATGAAGCTGCGGCTCGCCCAGCCGCCCGCGGTGCTCGACGTGTTCGGGATCGAGGAGCTGCGCGGCGTCCGCGAGGAGGGGGACATGTACGTGGTAGGCGCGATGACCACGCACGCGCAGATTCAGCGCTCACAGCTTCCGCTCTTCCCCGAGGTGGCCGGGTACGTCGGCGACCCGATGGTCCGCAACCGGGGCACCATCGGCGGCTCCTTGGCGCACGCCGATCCCAGCGCGGACTACCCTGCGGCGGCCCTCGCCCTGGGGGTGGAGTTCGTGATCCGGGGGATGGGCGGTGAGCGTGTGGTGCCCGCCGACGAGATGTTCGTGGGGATGTTCGAGAGTTCGGTGCAGCCCGGCGAACTGCTGACGCACATCCGCATTCCCGGGAGCGTCCAGGCGAGCGCCTACGAGAAGTTCAAGCACCCGGCGAGCCACTACGCCATCGTGGGCGTCGCCCTGGCCCGGCACGCGGACGGTCAGGTTCGGGCCGCGTACACCGGGGCGGGGGAGAAGGCCCAGCGTCTGACGGTCCTGGAGGAGCGGCTGAACGGCGGCCAGCCCGTCGGCACGGGGCTCGTGGATGCATCCGGCCTCCTCGGCGACCGCTTCGCCAGCCCCGAGTACCGGGCACATCTGGTGGACGTGCTGGCAGCACGGGCGGCGGCGCGGGTTTAGGCGGCAGGAGGGACGCTGGGCGAGCGTTGCTCGCCACCCCTCTCCCCAACCCTCTGCTACGCAGCTCCACGAGTCACCCGCAAGGGGAGAGGGAGCAAAAAGAGGAAGGTGGGCCGCCCCAACCGGGAGAGCCCACCTTCCTCTTTTCCCACTAACCACTAACGCCTAACCACTCACTCCTCACTCGTGCTCGTGCATCCCCGCCGTGTGGGCGTGCCCGTGCTCCAGTTCCTCGCCCGTGGCGTCGCGGACGTTCTTGACGGTCACGTCGAAGTTCAGCACCATTCCGGCGAGGGGCGGGTTGAAGTCCACCTGCACGGTGTCGCCCTCGACACCGACCACCGTGAAGGGAAGGACGCTGCCGTCCTCGGCCTGGGCGTAGTAGGTGGCGCCCACCTCCACCTCGTCGTCGAAGTCGGCACGGTCGAGGTCCTCCACGTTGTCCTCGTCGCGCTCGCCGTAGCCGTCTTCCGGCTGGACGGTGACGTGCAGGCTGTCTCCGGCCTTCTTGCCCTCCAGCGCCCGCTCCAGGCCGGGGATGATGTTGCTGTGGCCGTGCAGGTAGGTCAGGGGCTCGCCGGCTTCGCTCTGGTCCACGACCTCGCCGTCTACCTTGAGCACGTAGTCGAGTTCGACAACCTTGTCTTGCGTGATGTTCATGTTGATCTCCGTTTCTCGAAGGACGGCGCAGGCTGGCCGACTTGCCCCCGGAGTGTAACCTCCCGGCCTCTCCCGGAGAATCGGCCTTAACGGAATCGAAATAGTGGGGAGGGGGTAGGGGGCGGCCGTCCCCGGCCTATCCTGCTCCCATGACCCCCCACCGCCCCGACTTCCCCATGTTCGTCAGCGTGCAGGGGGCGCGGGAGATGCTCGCCGCCCTCCTCCCCGAGCCCGGACGTGAGGACGTGCCGCTCGCCGGGGCCCGGGGCCGCACGCTCGCCGCGCCCCTGTGCGCCCTCGTCAGCCACCCCAGCGCGACCGAGAGTGCCCTCGACGGCATCGCCGCCCGGGAGGCGGACACGCTGGGTGCTGCCCCCGCTTCGCCCGTCCGGCTGCGGGTGGTCGGG encodes:
- a CDS encoding FKBP-type peptidyl-prolyl cis-trans isomerase; translation: MNITQDKVVELDYVLKVDGEVVDQSEAGEPLTYLHGHSNIIPGLERALEGKKAGDSLHVTVQPEDGYGERDEDNVEDLDRADFDDEVEVGATYYAQAEDGSVLPFTVVGVEGDTVQVDFNPPLAGMVLNFDVTVKNVRDATGEELEHGHAHTAGMHEHE
- a CDS encoding FAD binding domain-containing protein — its product is MYPTNFDYQKAHSVDEALAAMAANPDLKVMAGGHSLLPAMKLRLAQPPAVLDVFGIEELRGVREEGDMYVVGAMTTHAQIQRSQLPLFPEVAGYVGDPMVRNRGTIGGSLAHADPSADYPAAALALGVEFVIRGMGGERVVPADEMFVGMFESSVQPGELLTHIRIPGSVQASAYEKFKHPASHYAIVGVALARHADGQVRAAYTGAGEKAQRLTVLEERLNGGQPVGTGLVDASGLLGDRFASPEYRAHLVDVLAARAAARV